From a region of the Thiorhodovibrio winogradskyi genome:
- the ftsE gene encoding cell division ATP-binding protein FtsE — protein MIRFERVWKRFPERGDALKDLSFEMASGEMAFLTGHSGAGKSTLLRLIGLMERPSRGRILVNRMNIGELPARKLPYYRRQIGMIFQDHRLLSNRTVFDNVALPLIVSGMTRKEIGRRVRAALDQVGLLRFERVLPITLSSGEQQRVGIARAVVARPPVILADEPTGNLDPDLSREIFGLFERFHDVGVTLLIATHNIDIVSFMRHRIIRLHEGRLDADSGGW, from the coding sequence ATGATTCGCTTTGAGCGTGTGTGGAAGAGGTTCCCGGAACGCGGCGATGCGCTCAAGGATCTGAGCTTTGAAATGGCCAGTGGCGAGATGGCGTTTCTCACCGGCCACTCTGGCGCCGGCAAGAGTACCCTGCTGCGGCTGATCGGCCTGATGGAGCGCCCGAGCCGCGGCCGGATTCTGGTCAATCGTATGAATATCGGTGAATTGCCGGCGCGCAAACTGCCCTATTACCGCCGCCAGATCGGCATGATTTTTCAGGATCATCGGCTGCTGTCAAACCGCACAGTCTTCGACAATGTCGCCCTGCCGTTGATCGTCTCCGGCATGACGCGCAAGGAAATCGGCAGGCGGGTACGCGCGGCGCTCGATCAGGTTGGCCTATTGCGCTTTGAGCGCGTACTGCCCATTACCCTCTCCAGTGGCGAACAGCAGCGCGTTGGAATTGCCCGCGCCGTGGTGGCGCGCCCACCAGTGATTCTGGCAGACGAGCCCACGGGTAACCTGGATCCGGACCTGTCGCGCGAGATCTTTGGTCTGTTCGAGCGCTTTCACGATGTTGGTGTCACCCTGCTGATCGCCACCCACAACATCGATATTGTCAGTTTCATGCGGCACCGCATCATCCGTCTGCATGAGGGGCGGCTGGACGCGGACAGTGGCGGTTGGTGA
- the ftsY gene encoding signal recognition particle-docking protein FtsY, with amino-acid sequence MFGFGKKKHKLDQAAHEAALQAAAEARAKAAADPGEIFGPDGGRASDASKLVVNVAQPPALAATQTASPPVAAKDSRPPTQAPVRSATEQDDEKGKPETKGGKKGGFFARLRGRDQPAEGTPDEDVSGTSERKTERKTAAQARPPAAAKAPVKAPATAEQSRSVVSAPKPTPAPNAKSATQIGSGTETETETESEAEAKAEAARASLLAAAAAEAEAAAAEQRRGMLARLKTGLSRTRAILNADIGDLVSGRKEIDEDLLEELENLLLTADVGIAATTRIIEDLSGRVRRHELSKPSALVAALRAELHAILGASAAPVRQPAPGRPQVILMVGVNGVGKTTTIGKLAKTLQAEGNSIMLAAGDTFRAAAVEQLQTWGERNQVPVISQGKGADSASVIYDALQAATARGIDVLIADTAGRLHTKSNLMEELKKIARVMQKIDPEAPHEVMLVVDATTGQNALHQAQEFHRAIPLTGIALTKLDGTAKGGILFALADQMRIPIRFIGMGEQIDDLRYFEPDEFLNALLSP; translated from the coding sequence ATGTTTGGATTTGGGAAAAAGAAACACAAGCTGGATCAAGCCGCGCATGAAGCGGCGCTGCAAGCCGCCGCCGAGGCCAGGGCCAAGGCCGCCGCCGATCCTGGCGAGATATTCGGGCCCGATGGGGGGCGCGCCAGCGATGCGTCCAAACTTGTTGTGAATGTTGCCCAGCCGCCCGCCCTGGCGGCCACCCAAACCGCCAGTCCGCCAGTCGCGGCCAAGGATTCCAGGCCACCAACACAGGCGCCTGTTCGCTCCGCGACCGAGCAGGATGACGAGAAAGGCAAGCCGGAAACCAAGGGCGGCAAGAAGGGCGGTTTTTTTGCACGCCTGCGCGGCCGCGATCAGCCGGCCGAGGGAACGCCGGATGAGGACGTTAGTGGCACATCCGAGCGCAAGACCGAGCGCAAGACAGCGGCGCAAGCCCGCCCGCCGGCGGCGGCAAAAGCACCAGTAAAGGCACCAGCAACAGCAGAACAAAGCAGGTCGGTTGTATCGGCGCCCAAGCCCACGCCGGCGCCTAATGCCAAGTCCGCAACTCAGATCGGATCTGGAACTGAAACCGAAACCGAAACCGAATCGGAAGCCGAGGCCAAAGCTGAAGCCGCCCGCGCCAGCCTGCTTGCGGCCGCCGCGGCCGAGGCGGAAGCAGCCGCCGCCGAGCAGCGTCGCGGCATGCTCGCGCGTCTCAAAACCGGGCTCAGTCGTACCCGCGCCATTCTTAACGCGGATATTGGTGATCTGGTGAGTGGCCGCAAGGAAATCGACGAGGACCTGCTCGAGGAGCTCGAAAACCTGCTGCTGACGGCCGATGTCGGCATAGCTGCCACCACCCGCATCATTGAGGATCTATCGGGCCGGGTGCGCCGGCACGAGTTGTCCAAACCCTCGGCCCTGGTCGCCGCCCTGCGCGCCGAGTTGCACGCCATTCTCGGCGCGAGTGCCGCGCCGGTGCGCCAGCCCGCGCCTGGGCGGCCGCAGGTCATCCTCATGGTTGGTGTGAATGGAGTGGGCAAAACCACCACCATCGGCAAGCTTGCCAAGACGCTCCAGGCCGAGGGAAATTCCATCATGCTGGCCGCTGGCGACACCTTTCGCGCCGCGGCGGTCGAACAACTCCAGACCTGGGGTGAGCGCAACCAGGTGCCGGTGATCAGCCAGGGCAAGGGCGCGGATTCGGCCTCGGTTATCTACGATGCCCTGCAGGCCGCGACCGCGCGCGGCATTGATGTGCTGATTGCCGATACCGCCGGGCGACTGCACACCAAAAGTAATCTGATGGAGGAGCTGAAGAAAATCGCCCGGGTGATGCAAAAGATCGATCCCGAGGCGCCACACGAGGTGATGTTGGTGGTGGACGCCACCACTGGCCAGAACGCCCTGCATCAGGCGCAAGAATTCCACCGTGCCATCCCGCTGACCGGCATCGCCCTGACCAAGCTCGATGGCACCGCCAAGGGCGGTATCCTGTTCGCGCTTGCCGATCAGATGCGCATTCCCATCCGCTTTATCGGGATGGGTGAACAGATCGATGACCTGCGCTATTTTGAGCCGGATGAATTTCTCAATGCCTTGCTATCGCCTTAG